The Cyclopterus lumpus isolate fCycLum1 chromosome 6, fCycLum1.pri, whole genome shotgun sequence genome contains a region encoding:
- the api5 gene encoding apoptosis inhibitor 5 → MAVTIEDLYRSYGVLADAKDNLSQHKDAYQVILDGVKGGPKEKRLAAQFIPKFFSSFPELADSAINAQLDLCEDEDVSIRRQAIKELPRFATGENILRVADILTQLLQTDDTAEFNQVTGSLIAIFKIDAKGTLGGLFSQILQGEDIVRERAIKFLSSKLKTLPEEVMTKEMEDYVFAETKKVLEDVTGEEFVLLMRVVSGLRVLQTVNGRQQLVELVVEQAFLEQALNPTDPDTVDRLLQCTRQALPLFSKNVHSTRFVTYFCEHVLPNLSSLTSPVAELDIQLEVLKLLAEMSPFCGDMDKLEPNLNMLFTKLLEFMPLPPEEVGNGENSASEEPKLQFSYVECLLFGFHQLGKKLPDFLLEKVDAERLKDFKIRLQYFARGLQVYIRQLRVALQGKSGDALKTDENKIKVVALKITNNINVLIKDLFHNPPSFKSTVSLSWKPIQRSEAVAPKRPSADEIGSGGSTNKQVSPQPRRDARQIYNPPSGKFSATIGNFTYEQRGGFRGGRGRGFGGRGNRSRGRIY, encoded by the exons ATGGCGGTCACTATCGAGGATCTGTATCGGAGCTACGGGGTCCTTGCCGACGCCAAGGACAACCTCAGTCAG CACAAAGATGCCTACCAAGTAATCTTGGATGGCGTGAAGGGTGGCCCGAAGGAGAAGCGCCTGGCGGCACAGTTTATCCCCAAGTTCTTCAGCAGCTTTCCGGAACTGGCCGACTCGGCCATTAACGCCCAGCTCGATCTCTGTGAAGATGAGGATGTGTCG ATCCGACGACAGGCCATCAAGGAGCTTCCGCGGTTCGCAACTGGCGAGAACATCCTCAGAGTTGCAGATATTCTCACCCAGCTCCTTCAGACAG ATGATACAGCCGAGTTCAACCAAGTGACTGGATCCCTTATTGCTATCTTCAAGATAGATGCTAAGG GTACTCTCGGAGGCCTCTTCTCTCAGATCCTGCAAGGAGAGGACATCGTGCGAGAACGGGCCATCAAGTTCCTGTCGAGCAAACTGAAGACCCTGCCAGAGGAAGTCATGACGAAGGAGATGGAGGATTACGTCTTTGCAGAGACAAAGAAG GTGCTGGAGGATGTGACCGGAGAGGAATTTGTTCTGTTGATGCGCGTCGTTTCGGGCCTGCGGGTGCTGCAGACGGTGAACGGGcggcagcagctggtggagctggtggtggagcaggCTTTCCTGGAGCAGGCCCTCAACCCAACCGACCCGGACACTGTTGACCGCCTGCTGCAGTGCACACGACAAGCCCTGCCCCTCTTCTCT AAAAATGTCCATTCCACGCGCTTTGTAACCTACTTCTGTGAACACGTCCTGCCCAACCTCAGTTCCCTGACCAGTCCCGTGGCTGAGCTGGACATTCAGTTGGAG gtgctgAAGCTGCTGGCGGAGATGAGTCCGTTCTGTGGAGACATGGATAAGCTGGAGCCCAACCTCAACATGCTGTTCACCAAGCTGCTG GAGTTCATGCCGCTGCCACCAGAAGAAGTCGGGAACGGAGAGAACTCTGCGAGCGAGGAGCCCAAACTGCAGTTCAGCTACGTGGAGTGTCTCCTCTTCGGCTTCCACCAGCTGGGCAAGAAGCTGCCGGACTTCCTCCTCGAGAAAGTGGACGCCGAGCGCCTCAAAGACTTCAAGATCCG GTTACAGTATTTTGCCAGAGGCCTGCAGGTTTATATCAGACAGCTGCGAGTAGCACTGCAAGGAAAGTCCGGAGACGCTCTGAAGACGGACGAG AATAAGATCAAAGTGGTGGCCCTCAAGATCACAAACAACATCAACGTCCTCATCAAG gaTCTCTTCCACAACCCTCCATCATTCAAGAGCACAGTCAGTCTGTCCTGGAAACCCATCCAGAGGTCGGAGGCAGTAGC ACCGAAGCGCCCGTCCGCTGACGAGATCGGCTCCGGCggcagcacaaacaaacaggtcTCTCCTCAGCCCCGGAGGGATGCGCGGCAGATCTACAATCCCCCCAGCGGCAAGTTCAGCGCAACCATCGGCAATTTCACTTATG AGCAGCGCGGCGGCTTCAGGGGCGGACGAGGACGAGGCTTCGGAGGCCGAGGCAACCGGAGCCGAGGCCGAATCTACTGA